Proteins found in one Thermodesulfatator atlanticus DSM 21156 genomic segment:
- a CDS encoding YdcF family protein, giving the protein MDLLFTLKKIIQALVMPSGLVFIFLFLAFIANFSRYRKSQVRVFLVLAFLTFYSCATFLPRLLLHPLENKYQIPTHKELVKAKAIVLLPCYISDKPGQGLVDRLGGETAKRFLSALRLAKEFPEKPLIIVGAGAKGHEGASYLLLLAKELGVEKVEAFDKARDTISSAKILRGRLKDKPFLLVTAAYHMPRSVYLFKKEGLTPIPYPAYRVSQGFGFPSFSDFWPRPINLFYSDIAAHEYLGLAFYWLRDHIPLNL; this is encoded by the coding sequence ATGGACCTACTGTTTACCCTCAAAAAAATAATCCAGGCCCTTGTTATGCCTTCGGGCTTGGTTTTTATTTTTCTTTTTTTAGCCTTTATTGCTAATTTCTCCCGCTACCGCAAAAGTCAGGTAAGAGTCTTTTTGGTCCTGGCTTTTCTTACGTTTTATTCTTGCGCTACTTTTTTGCCCCGCCTTCTTTTGCATCCCTTGGAGAACAAATATCAAATTCCAACCCACAAAGAGCTAGTAAAGGCCAAAGCTATCGTGCTTCTGCCGTGCTATATTTCAGATAAACCAGGTCAGGGTTTAGTTGATCGCCTTGGCGGAGAAACTGCCAAAAGATTTCTTTCAGCTTTACGTCTTGCCAAGGAATTTCCAGAAAAACCCCTTATTATTGTGGGCGCTGGGGCCAAAGGGCATGAAGGCGCAAGCTATCTTTTGCTTCTAGCTAAAGAACTTGGTGTAGAAAAAGTCGAAGCCTTTGATAAGGCGCGGGATACCATTTCCAGTGCCAAAATTTTGCGCGGCCGCTTAAAAGACAAACCCTTTCTTTTGGTAACAGCGGCTTATCACATGCCGCGCTCAGTTTATCTTTTCAAAAAAGAAGGGCTTACTCCCATTCCTTATCCCGCCTACCGGGTGTCTCAAGGTTTTGGGTTCCCGTCTTTTTCTGATTTTTGGCCAAGGCCTATCAATCTTTTTTATAGCGATATTGCGGCTCATGAGTATTTAGGTCTTGCTTTTTATTGGCTTCGTGATCATATACCACTTAACTTATAG